AGGAACCGGGCCCACGTAGCTCAGCCGGTAGAGCACTTGCATGGTAAGCAAGCGGTCAGCAGTTCGAGTCTGCTCGTGGGCTCCATCCTGTATCTCGAGTGCCTGTACGTGAACCTTTACAGCATCGGGACGTAGGGTCAGGGCTCGTGTCCGACGGGTGCCTGGATGATTCATGCCGCTTCAGGAGGATGCCACTGATGGCTCGCGCAAAGTTCGAACGGACGAAGGAACACGTGAACGTGGGGACGATCGGTCACGTGGACCACGGCAAGACGACGCTGACGGCGGCGATCACGGAGATCCTGTCGAAGAAGGGCCTGGCGGACTACGTTCCGTTCGACCAGATC
This bacterium DNA region includes the following protein-coding sequences:
- a CDS encoding GTP-binding protein, with protein sequence MARAKFERTKEHVNVGTIGHVDHGKTTLTAAITEILSKKGLADYVPFDQI